The DNA sequence GAGCACCCGTTCCAGCCGGCCGTGATCGCCGGGCCGTGGAAGGAAGGGCCGGGCCTGGTGCGCCGCGCCGACGGCCACGCACCGCTGTCGACGGCCGACCCGTGCGACCGGGTGCCGTTCGACGTCGTGCGCGCCACCGCGATCGGCGGGGCGGCCGCGCCGACCGGCCTGCGGCACTTCGGGCTCGACCTGCTCGGCAGCCAGGCCTGCGGCAACCCCGGCCGGGTGGCCGCCACCTTCGACGGCGTCACGATGCCCTCCCCGGAACGGACGATGGACCTGGTCCGGGCCGGGAAACGGGTGCGGGTCGACCGGCGGGTGGTGGCGCTGTCCCTGGCCGGCGAGCTGCTGGACAAGGCACCGCCCGCGGTGGCGGTCCTGCCGGTCTCGGCGCGGCTGAAGCCGGGCGTGGACGCGGTGCAGACGCCGGGCCGCGGGTTCGCGCTGGTGCTCGACGACCACCGCCTGTGGCGAATCCCGGACGGCGGCGTGGCCTTGAACAACGGCTCACCACCGCACACGGTCACGACCGGCCAGTGGGACGGCTACGCGCCGGGCCCCTCACTCGGCGGCTGAATACGTCGGCCTGAGCACCGGCTCACGACCGCATACGGTCACAACCGTCCACCGGAATGGCTATTCGCCTGGCTCTCGCCCGGTGGGTGAACGCGCCGCTCATCACCGCTCAGAGTCATGGCCGTGCGGTGGGACGGCTAGGTGCGGGCCCTCGCTCGGCGGCTGAACACGCCCGGCCAGCGCCCCAACGCCACGTTGGGTGCGTTGGACGCACCCAACGCCACATTGGGGCGTTTGGGCGCTGCTTGAGGAAGTACGGGCTCGTGACTGCCCAGCGGCACGACAGCCGAAGGGCAGCTACGCGCCGGGCCCCTCACTAGGCGGCTGAACACGCCCGCCCGGAGCACTGCCGGACTGCGGACGGCCGAGCCGAGCCCGGCCGGGCCGAGGCCGCCCGGCCTGAGGACCGGCGGATTCGGCAGCGCCGGCCCGAACAGCGCCGGCCTGGGCGCTCGCGGACTCTGCCGCGCCGGACGGAGCGCCGGCGGACTCTGCCGCGCCGGACGGAGCGCCGGCGGACTCTGCCGCGCCGGACGGAGCGTCGGCGGGCTCGGCGGGCTCGGCGGAACCGGGCCGAGGACGGCCGGGCCGGGGCCGAGGGGTCGGGGTTTCGGCGGGTTCGGCGGATGCGGGCTGCGCACGGCCGGGCCGCGGGCGGCGGCCGGATCGAGCGCCGACGGGGTCCGTCCGGACACGGCGGGAGCCCGCGGCACCGGACTCGACCGAGTCGGCGTCGGCGTCGGCGTCATCGGGCTGCTCGCGGCCGCCGATGCGGCCGCCCACGAACAACCCCAGGCCCGCCGGGATCAGCACCAGCAGCGCCGAGAAGGCGGCGCCGCCCGTGAGCGCGCCGCCCAGTTCCGAGACGCCCGTCTGGTCGACGAACACCGCGCGTCCGATGACGTACAGGATCCCGGCGACCGGGCCGGCGATCAGGGCCGCGATGAACCAGACCTTGCCGCGCTCGGGCAGGCCGCGCCAGGCGTCCAGCGCGCTCCACAGCGCGGCGGCTCCGACCAGTACGGCGAGCGCCACCGAGATGACCAGCGTCTGGTCGGTGGGGTGGTAGACCGCGTACTTGGCGAGGAGGGTGATGGCCGCGCCGTGCAGCACCGCCATCCCGAGTCCGCGCAACACCCAGGCACTCATCCTGCGGATTCTAGGCCGCCTACTGGCGAGTCGCTTAGCGGCTGGCGCCGGAACCGACGAAGGTCCCACCCCGCCCCCACTAGGGTGGGGAAGTGCCTGAAACCCATGGACGCCGCCGCGCGGCGCTGCGGGACTCGCTCACCGACGCGGGCCTCGACGCGCTGCTGGTCACCGACCTGCTGAACATCCGCTACCTGACCGGCTTCACCGGCTCGAACGCCGCCGTGCTGCTGCACGCGGACGGGGACGGGAAGACCCTGTTCTGCACCGACGGCCGCTACACCACGCAGGCCGCCGCCGAGGTGCCCGACCTGGAGACGGTCGTCGACCGGGCGAGCGCCGCCGCGCTCGTCAAGGGCGTCGCGAAGGACTGGAAGGTCGGTTTCGAGAGCCAGCACGTGAGCGTCGAGGAGTACGAAGCCTTCCGGAAGCAGGCGGAACTCGTCCGGGCCCCCGGGCTGGTCGAGAAGCTGCGGCTGGTGAAGGACGACGCCGAGGTCGAGGCGCTGCGGCAGGCGTGCGCCGCGGCCGACCGGGCGCTCGACGACCTGGTGGCCACCGGCGGCTTGCGGCCCGGGCGGACCGAGCTGGAAGTGGCCCGTGACCTGGAGAACCGGATGCTGGAGCACGGCTCGGCCGGGCCGAGCTTCGCCTCGATCGTGGCCACCGGCGCGCACTCGGCCATCCCGCACCACCGGCCCACGCACGCCGAGCTGAAGCGCGGCGACTTCCTCAAGCTGGACTTCGGCGCCACCGTCGACGGCTACCACTCGGACATGACGCGCACCTTCGTCCTCGGCGAGCCCGCGGACTGGCAGCGGGAGGTGTACGACCTCGTGCGCACCGCGCAGGCGGCGGGCACCCGGGCCGTCGCGCCGGGCGCCGAGGTGTCCGAAGTGGACGCCGCGGCGCGGAAGGTGATCGCGGGGGCGGGCCACGGCGAGCACTTCGCGCACGGCCTCGGCCACGGCGTCGGCCTGCAGATCCACGAGGCGCCCAGCCTCGCCGCGACGGGCGTCGGTACACTGTCCGCCGGTATGGCGGTCACCGTCGAGCCCGGCGTCTACCTCGCGGGGCGCGGTGGCGTGCGCATCGAGGACACGCTCGTCGTGCGGGCTGGGGAACCCGAACTCCTCACCCTGAGCACCAAGAACCTCGTGGTCGTCTGACGGCGGCCCCGAACCGAAGATCGACCCGAAGATCGACACAGGAGACTGCAAGCTCGTGGCCACGACCAACGACCTGAAGAACGGGCTCGTCCTCAACCTCGAGGGCCAGCTGTGGACCGTCACCGCGTTCCAGCACGTGAAGCCGGGCAAGGGCGGTGCGTTCGTGCGCACGACGCTCAAGCACGTGCTCACCGGCAAGGTGGTCGACAAGACGTTCAACGCGGGCACGAAGGTCGAGACGGCCACGGTGGACCGCCGGAACATGACCTACCTGTACAAGGACGCCCAGGACTTCGTGTTCATGGACGCCGACACCTACGACCAGATCACCGTGCTGGCCGAGACCGTCGGCGACAACGCGAACTACCTGCTGGAGAACACCGAGGTGCAGGTCGCGGTGCACGAGGGCGTGCCGCTCTACATCGAGCTCCCGACCTCGGTGGAGCTGCTCGTGCAGCACACCGACCCGGGCCTGCAGGGCGACCGCTCCACCGGCGGCACCAAACCGGCGACGCTGGAGACCGGCGCGGAGATCCAGGTCCCGCTGTTCCTGTCCACCGGCGAGAAGATCAAGGTCGACACCCGCGACGGCCGTTACCTGGGCCGCGTCTCCAGCTGATGCCGACGTCGAAGCCCCACCCGAACCGCGGCGGCGCGATCAGCCGCAGGCAAGCGCGCCGCCGTGCCGTGGAGATGTTGTACGAGGCCGCGCAGCGCGACACCGATCCGGTGACGCTGCTGGCCGACCGCGTCGGCGCGACCGAGGTCGACCCGATCGGGGACTACACGATCAGCCTGGTCGAGGGCGTCACCACGCGCCGCGGGCAGATCGACGAGCTGCTGGCCGAGCACGCGCAGGGCTGGACCCTGGAGCGGATGCCGAAGGTCGACCTCGCGGTGCTGCGGGTCGGGGTCTACGAGCTGCTGTGGGCGCAGGACGTGCCGGACCCGGTCGCGATCGACGAGGCCGTCGGCCTGGCGAAGGAACTGTCCACGGACGACTCGCCGCGGTTCGTCAACGGCGTGCTGGGCCGGATCGGCACGATCGCCGACCGCCTGCGCGCCGTGCTGTAGCGATCATCCCGGCGGCGCGTCCGCCTCTGTGCTGCGAGCCCCCCGACGACTTGTCAGTGAGCGTCTCCGGTGCCCCACCGGGAACGCTCACTGCGTCGGCGCAGCACACCTGTGATCAGTCCTCCTTGGCCGGACGGGCCTCCGGCGGGAGCACGCCCCAGTCGATGAGCTGCTCGGTCAGTTCGCCCGGCGTCATGTCGTAGATGATCGCCAGCGACCGCAGGTCCTCGGTCCGGATCGAGAGCACCTTGCCGTTGTAGTCGCCGCGCTGGCTCTGGATGGTCGCGGCGTAGCGGGCCAGCGGCCCCACCTTCTCCGCCGGCAGCTGCTGCAGGCGCTCCAGGTTGATCACGATCTTGGTGGCGGGCTCGGCACCGGAGGGGACTCGGCCCTCGGGCAGCAGCTCGACCACCGGCACGCCGTAGAAGTCGGCCAGCTCGGCCAGCTTCTGCACGGTGACGGCACGGTCGCCACGCTCGTACGAGCCGACCACGACGGCCTTCCAGCGCCCACCGGACTTCTGCTCGACCCCGTGCAGGGACAGGCCCTGCTGCTGGCGGATCCCGCGGAGCTTGGCCCCGAGCGCCTTGGCGTAATCGCCCATCTGGTCGTTCTCCGTTCTTCACCCCCTCCCGGTCGGGGTGACCGGTCCAGGGGACTCTGAGAGTCGAATACTCAGAGTAATGGTTACGCATTGTTGTCACCAGGTCAAGCAGCAGCTTGTCGCGAATCACGCCACACCACCCGTAAGACTGACCAAAGTGCCTGCTACTGTCGGTGCGAAAGCCCCGACCAGCAGGGGAACAGACGTCCTTTAAGGACCCGTCCGGTGAGGCGGGGAAGGAGTCCGCAGTGTCGTCACGTCCTCGTGACGCGGCTGGTTCGGCCGGGGAGCGCGAGCTCCTGACGGCCGGCGACGTCGCGCGCACGATCGCCCGAATGGCCCATCAGGTCATCGAAAAGACCGCGAACGGTGCGGAGAGCACTACCCCGCCCGTGTTGCTGGGGATCCCCACCCGCGGCACGCCCCTCGCGGCCCGCCTCGCCGGCAAGATCGGCGAGTTCTCCGGCGTCCGCCCGCCGACCGGCGCTCTCGACGTCACCCTCTACCGGGACGACCTGCGCCGCCGCCCGCCCCGCGCGCTCGAACAGACGCAGCTGCCGCCGGACGGGATCGACGACCGGGTGGTGATCCTGGTCGACGACGTCCTGTTCTCCGGGCGCACGATCCGGGCCGCGCTCGATGCCCTCCGTGATCATGGCCGCCCCCGCTCGGTGCAACTGGCGGTGCTCGTCGACCGAGGTCACCGTGAGCTGCCGATCCGCGCCGACTACGTGGGCAAGAACGTGCCGACCGCTCGCACCGAAGGCGTATCCGTGCTGCTGGCGGAGATCGACGGCCGCGATTCCGTGCTGCTCCGCGCGACCGAAGACGTCCCTGGAGAAGATTCGTGAAGCACCTGCTCGCCACCGACGGGCTCGACCCGGCAGTGGCCACCGCCGTGCTGGACACCGCCGACGAGCTCAAGCACACCCTGCTCGGCCGCGAGGTCAAGAAGCTGCCGACGCTGCGCGGCCGCACGGTGATCACCCTGTTCTACGAGAACTCGACGCGCACCCGGGTGTCGTTCGAGATCGCCGGGAAGTGGATGAGCGCCGACGTGATCAACGTCTCGGCGTCCAGCTCCTCGGTCAACAAGGGGGAATCCCTGCGGGACACCGCGCTGACGCTGGCCGCCGCGGGCGCCGACTGCGTGATCGTCCGGCACCCCGCCAGCGGCGCCGCCCAGCGGCTCGCGGGCTGGCTCGCCGAGCCGGGCACGTCGGTGGTCAACGCCGGCGACGGCACCCACGAGCACCCGACCCAGGCGCTGCTCGACGCGGCGACGCTGCGGGAGCGGCTCGGGTCCTTGAAGGACCGTCGCATCGCGATCGTCGGTGACGTCCTGCACAGCCGCGTCGCCCGCTCGAACCTGCACCTGCTTTCGGCCCTGGGCGCGGAAGTGGTGCTCGTCGCGCCGCCGACGTTGCTGCCTTACGGAGTGGAAAGCCTGCCGGTGACCGTTTCCCACGACCTGGACGCCGAGCTGCCCGCGGTCGACGCGGTGATGATGCTGCGGGTCCAGGCGGAACGCATGCACGGCGGGTTTTTCCCTTCCGCACGCGAGTATTCGATCGCGTACGGCCTTTCGGAACGGCGCCAGAAGCTGCTGCCCGACCACGCGGTCGTGCTGCACCCCGGCCCGATGCTGCGCGGGATGGAGATCGCGAGCGCGGTCGCCGACTCCCCGGCTTCGGCCATCACCGAACAGGTCCGCAACGGCGTGCACGTCCGGATGGCGGTCCTCTACCACCTCTTGGCCAGTGAAGGAGCCGCCGCGTGAGCGAGCCTGCGAGCGAACCATTCGGCACAGCGCTTTGTGCTCAGCAGGCGCCGAGCGTCAGCGAGGTGCGCGCATGAGCACCCTGATCAAGGGCGCCCGCCCTTACGGCGAGGGTGATCCCGTCGACGTCCTGGTGGAGGACGGCGTGATCACCGCCATCGGCGCGGTGGACGTCCCCGAAGACGCCGAAATCATCGAAGCCGTGGGCCAGGTTCTG is a window from the Amycolatopsis sp. NBC_00355 genome containing:
- a CDS encoding B-4DMT family transporter, with translation MSAWVLRGLGMAVLHGAAITLLAKYAVYHPTDQTLVISVALAVLVGAAALWSALDAWRGLPERGKVWFIAALIAGPVAGILYVIGRAVFVDQTGVSELGGALTGGAAFSALLVLIPAGLGLFVGGRIGGREQPDDADADADSVESGAAGSRRVRTDPVGARSGRRPRPGRAQPASAEPAETPTPRPRPGRPRPGSAEPAEPADAPSGAAESAGAPSGAAESAGAPSGAAESASAQAGAVRAGAAESAGPQAGRPRPGRARLGRPQSGSAPGGRVQPPSEGPGA
- a CDS encoding M24 family metallopeptidase codes for the protein MPETHGRRRAALRDSLTDAGLDALLVTDLLNIRYLTGFTGSNAAVLLHADGDGKTLFCTDGRYTTQAAAEVPDLETVVDRASAAALVKGVAKDWKVGFESQHVSVEEYEAFRKQAELVRAPGLVEKLRLVKDDAEVEALRQACAAADRALDDLVATGGLRPGRTELEVARDLENRMLEHGSAGPSFASIVATGAHSAIPHHRPTHAELKRGDFLKLDFGATVDGYHSDMTRTFVLGEPADWQREVYDLVRTAQAAGTRAVAPGAEVSEVDAAARKVIAGAGHGEHFAHGLGHGVGLQIHEAPSLAATGVGTLSAGMAVTVEPGVYLAGRGGVRIEDTLVVRAGEPELLTLSTKNLVVV
- the efp gene encoding elongation factor P; amino-acid sequence: MATTNDLKNGLVLNLEGQLWTVTAFQHVKPGKGGAFVRTTLKHVLTGKVVDKTFNAGTKVETATVDRRNMTYLYKDAQDFVFMDADTYDQITVLAETVGDNANYLLENTEVQVAVHEGVPLYIELPTSVELLVQHTDPGLQGDRSTGGTKPATLETGAEIQVPLFLSTGEKIKVDTRDGRYLGRVSS
- the nusB gene encoding transcription antitermination factor NusB, producing MPTSKPHPNRGGAISRRQARRRAVEMLYEAAQRDTDPVTLLADRVGATEVDPIGDYTISLVEGVTTRRGQIDELLAEHAQGWTLERMPKVDLAVLRVGVYELLWAQDVPDPVAIDEAVGLAKELSTDDSPRFVNGVLGRIGTIADRLRAVL
- the bldD gene encoding transcriptional regulator BldD, yielding MGDYAKALGAKLRGIRQQQGLSLHGVEQKSGGRWKAVVVGSYERGDRAVTVQKLAELADFYGVPVVELLPEGRVPSGAEPATKIVINLERLQQLPAEKVGPLARYAATIQSQRGDYNGKVLSIRTEDLRSLAIIYDMTPGELTEQLIDWGVLPPEARPAKED
- the pyrR gene encoding bifunctional pyr operon transcriptional regulator/uracil phosphoribosyltransferase PyrR, with the protein product MSSRPRDAAGSAGERELLTAGDVARTIARMAHQVIEKTANGAESTTPPVLLGIPTRGTPLAARLAGKIGEFSGVRPPTGALDVTLYRDDLRRRPPRALEQTQLPPDGIDDRVVILVDDVLFSGRTIRAALDALRDHGRPRSVQLAVLVDRGHRELPIRADYVGKNVPTARTEGVSVLLAEIDGRDSVLLRATEDVPGEDS
- a CDS encoding aspartate carbamoyltransferase catalytic subunit gives rise to the protein MKHLLATDGLDPAVATAVLDTADELKHTLLGREVKKLPTLRGRTVITLFYENSTRTRVSFEIAGKWMSADVINVSASSSSVNKGESLRDTALTLAAAGADCVIVRHPASGAAQRLAGWLAEPGTSVVNAGDGTHEHPTQALLDAATLRERLGSLKDRRIAIVGDVLHSRVARSNLHLLSALGAEVVLVAPPTLLPYGVESLPVTVSHDLDAELPAVDAVMMLRVQAERMHGGFFPSAREYSIAYGLSERRQKLLPDHAVVLHPGPMLRGMEIASAVADSPASAITEQVRNGVHVRMAVLYHLLASEGAAA